A single Sylvia atricapilla isolate bSylAtr1 chromosome 11, bSylAtr1.pri, whole genome shotgun sequence DNA region contains:
- the LOC136366184 gene encoding HAUS augmin-like complex subunit 3, with translation MFRRRYSRAFPQDTVSRAADFMATLRLIYPHADTFCEKDFEWLFDCPETKQFLEWFCSTMGEENVLSPAEVEAYEALLAAGKPILEGSALEEALQMCCQVPQLPSSIVDEGPSQVALQQELQELKHYRDRQLWRYKKLLAWINKLQQEQKYLEKEEKVVKQKLRTAQMDLKAKIFKTTAELRQVSETAKQVSECHGNMGMGKLPTLLCQIDLAPYLEQEQQATDTFDSFIQQVLPESVQAPDVWEASAQRESSLKEGLKAETQMESYCEIPEERRGASYQECTRTLWGVAPTNWGILVQDSKAELLVEGGNERDVLSMESEERDGSQGVTERWDTRKTSMPKNLGTDEDELLEDQDSFWKELGQIETAYICARREVIVTAAKVEGTRAALEWAQRTLEALEDNQAVEAEFQSQAPVLQRQLHALCFNITQILTHQLPPLLKAEARHFCLPILHKHFSLEVAHLQNTARRQEEVAAWRLSQHSRLDLLELQLEWEKKELEQKAAWLEKIETITRESQTRPQKQQNYFGAARPSQKGHPHKWIDPKDLTALRLWDMLMGEDQEKQPFRSYEAMAAKCSQLVQDKRALEAQLEAPMPHVSALESSIEELYHQLYDSSNQLQVSLPEISELMRQLTIMQNGLYQKLTHLLSDLEIKRRSVENPILQAERNLYVYFYCNEDRLREMVEELEKQASASSKGPPRELPYGKE, from the exons ATGTTCAGACGGAGATATTCCCGGGCCTTCCCACAGGACACTGTCAGCAGAGCAGCGGACTTTATGGCAACGCTGAGGCTGATCTACCCCCATGCAGACACCTTCTGTGAGAAGGACTTTGAGTGGCTCTTTGACTGCCCTGAGACAAAGCAATTTCTCGAGTGGTTCTGTAGCACAATGGGTGAGGAGAACGTGCTGAGCCCAGCTGAGGTGGAGGCCTATGAggccctgctggctgcaggcaaACCCATCTTGGAAGGCAGTGCCCTGGAGGAGGCCCTGCAGATGTGCTGCCAGGTGCCACAGCTCCCGAGCTCGATAGTGGATGAAGGACCTTCTCAAgtggccctgcagcaggagcttcAGGAGCTGAAGCACTATCGTGACCGCCAGCTCTGGAGGTACAAGAAGCTGTTGGCTTGGATAAacaagctgcagcaggaacagaagtatttggagaaggaggagaaagtgGTGAAGCAGAAGTTGAGGACGGCTCAAATGGACCTGAAAGCAAAGATCTTCAAAACTACAGCTGAGTTGAGGCAGGTCAGCGAGACTGCAAAGCAGGTGTCAGAGTGTCATGGGAACATGGGGATGGGCAAGCTGCCAACACTGCTGTGCCAGATAGATCTTGCTCCTTACCTGGAGCAAGAACAACAAGCTACTGATACATTTGACAGCTTCATCCAGCAGGTCCTACCAGAGAGTGTCCAGGCTCCAGATGTTTGGGAAGCGAGTGCACAGAGAGAGAGCAGCCTGAAGGAAGGGCTGAAGGCTGAGACACAAATGGAGTCATACTGTGAAATaccagaagaaagaagaggagcTTCTTATCAAGAATGCACAAGGACACTGTGGGGGGTAGCACCAACAAACTGGGGAATATTGGTCCAAGACTCAAAGGCAGAGCTCCTAGTGGAGGGAGGGAATGAGAGAGATGTATTAAGCATGGAGAGTGAGGAGAGAGATGGCAGCCAGGGAGTCACAGAGAGATGGGACACCAGGAAAACATCAATGCCAAAAAATCTTGGGACTGATGAAGATGAGCTGCTGGAGGACCAAGACAGCTTCTGGAAAGAGCTGGGCCAAATAGAGACAGCATATATCTGTGCCCGGAGGGAGGTTATAGTCACAGCAGCAAAAGTGGAAGGCACCCGTGCTGCACTGGAGTGGGCCCAGAGGACTCTGGAAGCTCTTGAGGATAACCAG GCTGTCGAGGCTGAGTTCCAGAGCCAGGCTCCTGTGCTCCAGAGGCAGCTTCATGCCCTGTGTTTCAACATCACACAGATTCTGACACACCAGCTGCCGCCCCTGCTCAAGGCAGAGGCCCGCCACTTTTGCCTGCCCATCCTGCACAAGCACTTCAGCCTGGAAGTTGCCCACCTCCAGAACACTgccaggaggcaggaggaggtggctgcGTGGCGTTTGAGCCAGCACAGCCGCCTGGATCTGCTGGAGCTCCAGCTGgaatgggagaaaaaggagcTGGAACAGAAGGCTGCTTGGCTGGAGAAGATTGAAACCATCACCAGGGAATCCCAGACCAGGCCgcagaagcagcagaactaCTTTGGAGCTGCCAGGCCCTCCCAGAAGGGTCATCCACACAAATGGATAGACCCCAAAGACCTCACTGCTCTACG GCTCTGGGACATGCTGATGGGGGAAGATCAGGAGAAGCAGCCCTTCCGCAGCTACGAGGCCATGGCAGCCAAGTGCTCCCAGCTGGTTCAGGACAAGAGGGCACTGGAAGCCCAGCTGGAAGCTCCTATGCCCCATGTTTCTGCCCTGGAGTCCTCCATAGAGGAGCTCTATCACCAGCTGTATGACAGCTCCAACCAGCTGCAGGTGTCCTTGCCG GAGATCTCTGAGCTGATGCGCCAATTAACCATCATGCAGAATGGCCTCTACCAAAAGCTGACACACCTTCTGAGTGACTTGGAGATCAAGCGCAGGTCTGTGGAGAACCCCATCCTGCAGGCAGAGCGCAACCTCTATGTGTATTTTTACTGCAATGAGGATCGGCTGAGAGAGAtggtggaggagctggagaagcaggCATCAGCTTCCTCCAAGGGACCCCCAAGGGAGCTGCCCTATGGAAAGGAGTAG